In Puntigrus tetrazona isolate hp1 chromosome 24, ASM1883169v1, whole genome shotgun sequence, a genomic segment contains:
- the syt5b gene encoding synaptotagmin Vb translates to MRFVNMGVRVRRTAEPAEPEPEHEPQPKPEPKHHPAHPAHHDYEHMKNKFMNELEHLSLPMWAVGAIVVVVLTLVACFTYCMFKKCFSKKKKSKKARERKRAAGRRKKEGTEGEGEGEQKEEGEKKEGEVQKEEQENLGKLEFSLDYNFTDAQLIVGVLQAQDLPAMDIGGTSDPYVKVYLLPDKKKKFETKVQRKNLCPVFNETFIFKIPYAELGGKTLVLQVFDFDRFGKHDVIGQITIPMNCVDLGQPLHEWRDLESGEKEEEKLGDICISLRYVPTAGKLTVNIMEAKNLKKMDVGGLSDPYVKIVLQHNGKRLKKKKTTVKKNTLNPYFNESFSFEVPFEQIQKVQLLITVYDYDKLGSNDPIGKTFIGYGATGVGLRHWSDMLANPRRPVAQWHTLQPEEEVEAALKAPHR, encoded by the exons ATGAGGTTTGTTAACATGGGTGTTCGCGTTCGGCGGACTGCTGAACCAgcagaaccagaaccagaacaTGAACCGCAACCAAAACCAGAACCTAAGCACCATCCTGCTCACCCAGCTCATCACGACTACGAACACATGAAGAACAAGTTCATGAATGAGCTGGAACATCTTTCAT TGCCGATGTGGGCTGTAGGAGCCATCGTGGTGGTGGTTCTCACTCTCGTGGCTTGTTTTACATATTGCATGTTCAAGAAATGCTTtagcaagaaaaagaaatccaaaaaaGCCAGAGAGAGGAAGCGAGCAGCAGGacggagaaaaaaagaagggacTGAAGGAGAGGGTGAAGGAGAACAAAAG gaagaaggagaaaaaaaggagGGCGAAGTGCAAAAAGAAGAGCAAGAAAATCTCGGAAAGCTTGAATTCTCTTTGGATTACAACTTCACTGATGCTCAG CTGATAGTTGGAGTTCTTCAGGCTCAAGATCTTCCCGCTATGGATATTGGCGGTACATCCGACCCATACGTGAAAGTTTACCTGCTTCCAGACAAAAAGAAGAAGTTTGAAACCAAAGTCCAACGCAAAAACCTGTGCCCCGTGTTTAATGAAACCTTCATCTTCAAG ATTCCCTATGCGGAACTGGGTGGTAAAACCCTGGTGCTTCAGGTGTTTGATTTTGATCGGTTTGGTAAACATGATGTGATCGGCCAGATAACGATTCCCATGAACTGTGTGGATCTCGGACAACCGCTGCACGAATGGAGGGATCTCGAAAGTGGAGAAAAGGAGGAG GAGAAACTTGGAGACATTTGTATTTCTCTGCGTTATGTGCCCACTGCTGGTAAACTCACTGTCAACATAATGGAGgccaaaaatctcaaaaaaatgGATGTTGGTGGTTTATCAg ATCCGTATGTGAAGATTGTTTTACAGCATAACGGAAAGCgtctgaagaagaagaaaactaCAGTTAAAAAGAACACATTGAACCCATACTTTAACGAAAGCTTCAGCTTTGAGGTCCCATTTGAACAGATTCAG AAAGTCCAGCTCCTCATTACCGTGTATGACTACGACAAGCTGGGAAGCAACGACCCTATTGGCAAAACCTTCATTGGTTATGGAGCCACAGGTGTCGGCTTACGCCATTGGTCAGACATGCTGGCCAATCCCAGACGTCCAGTGGCCCAGTGGCACACGCTTCAACCGGAGGAAGAGGTGGAAGCAGCTTTGAAGGCGCCACATCGCTAA
- the cavin1b gene encoding caveolae-associated protein 1b, translating to MEVIEDSHLHLEVPDPHKSLTEISEDEINLPASDDEDDAIAENKEKSADEKEEAGEGDKGEMNGVMVLALLDKIIGAVDQIQQTQAGLEARQREMERSVTGIQGELTKLSKSHTTTANTVNKMLEKVRKVSVNVKTVRGNLEKQAGQIKRLESNENELLKRRNFKVMIYQDEVKIPSKVNVAKSMKFPEPVEGEAEGENKAAAEEGGEDKEKVNLDLSSDEEEVEIEETIEESRAERIKRSSLQRVQNIKTVFSKEKMEKTKQKTKENLEKTKQKTKENLEKTRMKTKENLEKTRQKTKENLEKTKQRTRENLEKTRHNIEKKMGKLGNRMSVNPERKEKMKSSQKKMMKSFTPDHTIYARSKTAVYKVPPFTFHVKKIREGEVEIQGTEMVEVGGDAEEVENAVMEGREDEEMEMEGGEMVEDDDEETEDSPEMRALLERGEDLVLVEDRDSD from the exons ATGGAAGTGATTGAAGACAGCCATCTGCACCTGGAGGTGCCTGACCCGCACAAATCTCTTACCGAGATCTCAGAAGATGAAATCAACCTCCCAGCCtctgatgatgaagatgatgccATTGCagagaacaaagaaaaatctGCTGATGAGAAGGAAGAGGCAGGTGAAGGAGACAAAGGTGAGATGAATGGAGTCATGGTCCTGGCGTTGCTGGACAAAATCATTGGGGCCGTGGACCAGATCCAGCAGACGCAGGCCGGGTTGGAAGCCCGTCAGCGGGAGATGGAGAGATCAGTGACGGGCATCCAGGGGGAACTCACCAAACTGTCCAAGAGCCACACCACCACAGCCAACACGGTCAATAAGATGCTGGAGAAGGTGCGGAAAGTCAGTGTGAATGTGAAGACGGTCCGGGGGAACCTGGAAAAACAGGCCGGGCAAATCAAACGCCTGGAGAGCAACGAGAACGAACTTCTGAAGAGAAGAAACTTCAAAGTCATGATCTACCAG GATGAAGTGAAAATACCTTCAAAAGTCAATGTGGCCAAGTCCATGAAGTTTCCAGAGCCTGTGGAAGGAGAAGCTGAAGGTGAAAACAAAGCGGCAGCagaagaaggaggagaagacaaagaaaaagtCAATCTGGACCTGTCCTCTGATGAAGAGGAGGTGGAGATCGAGGAAACGATTGAAGAGTCTCGAGCAGAGCGTATCAAGCGAAGCAGCCTGCAACGCGTCCAAAACATCAAAACTGTTTTCTCCAAAGAAAAAATGGAGAAAACCAAGCAAAAGACCAAGGAGAATCTGGAGAAGACCAAACAGAAGACCAAAGAGAACTTGGAGAAAACTCGCATGAAGACCAAAGAGAACTTGGAAAAAACCAGACAGAAGACCAAGGAGAATCTTGAGAAGACCAAACAAAGGACCAGGGAGAACCTGGAGAAAACACGTCACAACATAGAGAAAAAGATGGGCAAACTGGGTAATCGGATGTCAGTGAACCCCGAGCGCAAGGAGAAGATGAAGTCCTCGcagaagaagatgatgaagtCTTTCACTCCTGACCACACCATCTATGCTCGCTCCAAAACGGCTGTCTACAAGGTCCCGCCGTTCACCTTCCATGTGAAGAAGATCCGTGAAGGAGAAGTGGAGATCCAGGGAACCGAGATGGTGGAAGTCGGTGGGGATGCAGAGGAAGTGGAGAATGCAGTGATGGAGGGAAGAGAAGATGAGGAGATGGAGATGGAAGGTGGAGAGATGGTGGAGGATGACGACGAAGAGACAGAAGATAGCCCTGAGATGAGAGCGCTACTGGAGAGGGGAGAAGACCTGGTGTTAGTGGAAGACAGAGATAGCGATTAG
- the btr33 gene encoding E3 ubiquitin-protein ligase TRIM39, translating into MSSSTPLLSKELFQCSVCLDLFTHPVSLPCGHTFCQSCILAQWTASGSSHCPKCSTVFQETPQLRENAFAREMAEQIRKQKGQRSSEYRPVASDNILCDMCPLEKARRAVKSCLVCVASYCEVHVTSHTSRFTKHTLVRPQRMEKRICRIHERPLELYCRYDMSAVCVLCMNTEHSTHHTIPLEREWAERKTQLLKTQSDLKRMIMERWSKVEELRHSVKLNKENTEREMAYSVEVFTALQQFIEKSQSELLKKMKHAQKTEEKYVGSLIKELEMEIAKLNARNSELEKLSCSEDHLHLVQAFRNPSEVPQCKNWTHVSVHTRQGLEVLRETLNAAEELLKTQIYTVTKRELEAVSEYAVDMTLDPDTANPWLVVSADRKCVTDGNEERNVPNNAERFDTAPCVLSREHISRGRSYWEVGVSGKTAWDLGVARKSVNRKGLVTLSPQDGYWAVCLRGGSEYRACDRESVLLSLKTLPQRIGIYVDYKKGQVSFYDTSACTHIYSFTGQCFTESLLAYFNPDMNDTGNNNAPLAIQAVSTDKGDQTYDVVTI; encoded by the exons ATGTCGTCCTCCACCCCGCTTTTGTCCAAAGAGTTGTTCCAGTGCTCAGTGTGTCTAGATCTTTTCACCCATCCCGTGTCCCTCCCATGTGGCCATACGTTTTGCCAGTCATGTATCCTTGCACAGTGGACAGCATCTGGCTCCTCCCATTGCCCCAAATGCTCCACGGTTTTCCAGGAAACACCACAGCTCCGCGAAAATGCGTTTGCCCGTGAGATGGCTGAACAAATCCGCAAGCAgaagggtcagaggtcatcaGAGTATCGTCCGGTTGCATCGGACAACATTTTATGTGACATGTGCCCATTAGAGAAAGCACGCCGCGCTGTGAAATCATGCCTGGTGTGTGTGGCGTCATACTGTGAGGTTCATGTGACTTCCCACACCTCCAGGTTCACCAAGCATACGCTGGTGCGGCCGCAGAGGATGGAGAAGCGGATCTGCAGGATACACGAAAGACCCTTGGAGCTTTACTGCAGATATGATATGTCCGCTGTTTGTGTGCTGTGCATGAATACAGAACACAGCACACACCACACAATACCATTGGAGAGAGAATGGGCAGAGAGAAAG ACTCAGTTATTAAAGACACAGTCTGATCTGAAGCGGATGATTATGGAGAGATGGAGTAAAGTTGAAGAACTCAGACACtctgtaaaactaaataaa gagaacacagaaagagagatggcGTACAGTGTTGAGGTCTTCACTGCACTGCAGCAGTTTATTGAGAAGAGCCAGTCTGAACTGCTCAAGAAGATGAAACACGCTCAGAAAACTGAAGAGAAATATGTGGGGAGCCTCATTAAAGAGCTGGAGATGGAGATCGCTAAACTGAACGCTAGGAACTCTGAACTAGAAAAGCTGTCATGTTCTGAAGACCACCTTCACCTTGTACAG GCTTTCCGTAATCCGAGTGAGGTGCCTCAGTGTAAAAACTGGACTCATGTCAGTGTGCACACCCGTCAGGGTCTGGAGGTGCTCAGAGAAACCCTGAATGCCGCAGAAGAACTactgaaaacacaaatatacacgGTCACAAAGAGAG aacTTGAGGCAGTATCAGAGTATGCAg TGGACATGACCCTTGACCCTGACACAGCAAACCCCTGGTTGGTGGTGTCTGCGGACAGGAAGTGCGTGACCGATGGCAATGAAGAACGCAACGTTCCAAACAATGCTGAACGTTTTGACACAGCACCGTGTGTCCTGTCTAGAGAGCACATCTCAAGGGGAAGGAGTTATTGGGAAGTTGGAGTGTCGGGTAAAACAGCATGGGACTTAGGAGTGGCCAGGAAATCTGTCAACAGGAAGGGTTTGGTGACGCTAAGCCCACAGGATGGTTACTGGGCAGTTTGTCTGAGAGGTGGCAGCGAGTACAGGGCCTGTGACCGTGAATCAGTGCTTCTGTCACTAAAAACTCTCCCGCAGAGAATTGGTATATATGTGGATTATAAAAAAGGTCAAGTATCATTTTATGATACGAGTGCATGCACACATATCTACTCATTCACTGGACAGTGCTTTACAGAGAGCCTGCTGGCTTACTTTAACCCAGACATGAATGACACAGGAAATAACAATGCCCCACTGGCCATACAAGCTGTCAGTACTGACAAAGGGGATCAGACATACGATGTTGtaacaatatga